Proteins from a genomic interval of Tenacibaculum sp. SZ-18:
- a CDS encoding tetratricopeptide repeat-containing sensor histidine kinase encodes MNRQYFFIIVFFTFISLNAQEDLLEFNRDEIIQSGRRAFFSKNLPELINITNKINSLYLVGGDSILLAKYFHFKALQNKLTYTRDSAYYYYQKSINISKKINDSLAVGRRLLSTANLQREVKDFLGSEVNSIEALTYLEPINSFEYIVNLYNNLGLVSLELGQNIKAIKYYNKALNVNSYLKDSNRKKRSILHITNNLGLLYQQQGEHLKALNFFKKGLSFDSIKKNYPSHYALLLENLTFSSYKLNKNHDPKKVLQSYDEVITIRNKLNNLSSLSTTHLNIANYYNDQNNKSKAKFHTTEALRYAKSTHNNKRWLEALDLLSYLTNGEESKEYLREYITLNDSLFQQERQLKNQFAKIRYETEKTEKENEELKVENEKTQAEAEAQKQRATIGLLLSGISIMFLLSSISFFRFRRKKLLFLAQLQKVEAREEERRQIAKSLHDEVAGDLRLLHRKLEKSQLVEEAQKLELVKDNVRNLSHQLSSVSFEEVPFRDQILNLVSDYFSPQFIIKVNGLKEIDWSEANKSIKRMLYLSLRECIQNCQKYADASKMTISFSINKKTVFLDVVDNGKGFDTTTQKKGIGLLNLQERVQELNGTLTIESEVGKGTHIIIQTPLNA; translated from the coding sequence ATGAATAGACAATATTTTTTCATAATAGTCTTTTTTACTTTCATTTCTTTAAATGCTCAAGAGGATTTACTAGAGTTCAATAGAGATGAAATAATTCAATCTGGGCGTAGGGCTTTTTTTAGCAAAAACCTACCAGAATTAATCAACATCACCAATAAAATAAATAGTTTATATTTAGTAGGTGGTGATTCAATCCTTCTAGCAAAATATTTTCATTTTAAAGCTTTACAAAATAAACTTACTTACACTAGGGATAGTGCATATTATTATTATCAAAAGTCAATTAATATTTCCAAAAAAATTAATGACTCATTAGCAGTTGGAAGAAGATTGTTGAGTACAGCAAATTTACAAAGAGAGGTAAAAGATTTTTTAGGAAGTGAGGTGAATTCAATTGAAGCATTAACTTATTTGGAACCGATTAATTCTTTTGAATATATTGTAAATTTATATAATAACTTAGGTTTAGTATCATTAGAATTAGGTCAGAATATTAAAGCAATAAAATATTATAATAAAGCTTTAAATGTAAATTCTTACCTGAAAGATTCAAATAGGAAAAAGAGGTCGATTTTACACATTACAAATAATTTAGGACTTTTATATCAACAGCAAGGAGAACATCTTAAGGCACTGAATTTTTTTAAGAAAGGTCTCAGTTTTGATAGTATAAAAAAGAACTACCCTTCACATTATGCTTTACTTTTAGAAAATTTAACTTTTAGTAGTTATAAACTAAATAAAAATCACGATCCAAAAAAGGTTTTACAGAGTTATGATGAAGTTATTACAATTAGGAATAAACTAAATAATTTATCGAGTTTAAGTACTACTCATTTGAATATAGCAAATTATTATAACGATCAGAATAATAAGAGTAAGGCCAAGTTTCATACTACTGAAGCTTTAAGATATGCAAAAAGCACACACAATAATAAACGTTGGTTAGAAGCACTTGATTTACTTTCTTATTTAACAAATGGTGAGGAATCCAAGGAGTATTTAAGAGAATACATAACACTCAATGATAGCCTTTTTCAACAAGAACGTCAGTTAAAAAATCAGTTTGCAAAGATTCGCTACGAAACAGAAAAAACTGAAAAAGAAAACGAAGAACTTAAAGTAGAAAACGAAAAAACACAAGCAGAAGCAGAAGCGCAAAAGCAACGTGCTACTATTGGTTTACTGTTATCAGGTATTAGTATTATGTTTTTACTATCAAGTATTTCGTTTTTTAGGTTCAGAAGGAAGAAGTTGCTGTTTTTAGCACAGTTACAAAAAGTAGAGGCTAGAGAAGAAGAGCGTAGACAAATAGCAAAATCTTTACACGATGAGGTAGCTGGCGATTTACGCTTGCTACACAGAAAATTAGAAAAATCACAATTAGTAGAGGAAGCTCAAAAGTTAGAATTGGTAAAAGACAATGTTCGAAATTTATCACATCAGTTAAGTAGTGTAAGTTTTGAAGAAGTTCCGTTTAGAGATCAAATTCTAAATTTAGTAAGTGATTATTTTTCTCCTCAATTTATAATTAAGGTAAACGGCTTAAAAGAAATCGATTGGTCGGAAGCGAATAAATCGATTAAAAGAATGTTATACTTAAGTTTACGAGAATGTATTCAAAATTGTCAAAAATATGCCGACGCTTCTAAAATGACGATTAGTTTCTCAATAAACAAAAAAACTGTATTTTTGGATGTAGTAGACAATGGTAAAGGTTTCGATACCACTACGCAGAAAAAGGGAATTGGACTATTAAACTTACAAGAACGTGTTCAGGAATTAAACGGAACATTAACTATTGAAAGTGAGGTAGGAAAAGGAACTCATATAATCATCCAAACACCACTAAATGCCTGA
- a CDS encoding GIY-YIG nuclease family protein: MKKSYVYFLTNKNNTVIYIGVTSDIEKRIFQHKTKVFKGFTFKYNCNKLVYLEEFDSINDAIVREKQLKSGNRKRKEDLINIANPEWSDLSTNWVFDTN; encoded by the coding sequence ATGAAAAAGAGCTATGTGTATTTTCTTACCAATAAAAATAATACTGTAATTTATATTGGGGTTACCAGTGATATTGAGAAAAGAATTTTCCAGCATAAGACAAAAGTATTTAAAGGGTTTACTTTTAAATACAATTGTAATAAGTTAGTTTATCTTGAAGAATTTGATTCAATAAATGATGCTATTGTTAGAGAAAAGCAACTAAAATCAGGAAATAGAAAAAGAAAAGAAGATTTAATAAATATAGCGAACCCTGAATGGAGTGATTTATCTACAAACTGGGTTTTTGATACGAATTAA
- a CDS encoding tetratricopeptide repeat-containing sensor histidine kinase yields MNKCQLLLVFFLIVFSISAQNQSKTNYEQFKDDIIESGRQAYFAKKLSELQAITKRIDSTYFIHRDSFLLAKLYHFRALQHKLIYQNDSAYFYYQLSTNISKLLKDSLAVGRRLLSMAVVQRRVKDYLGSQISSFEALKYLEPLESFAYLESLYNNLGLVSEELNQDREAIKYYKYAFNFGDSIKNKNRKKLSYIRFYNNMGLFYQKDNSHKKAVKYFEKGLLLDSLKEKFPIHYALLLENLTYSQFKSGIENDTEQKYFEVLNLRNQYQEENGVATTFEIPTTFMNLADFHITKKNFTKAKEYAISALEYSKQTHNNKRWLKALLTLSKIEKGDESLKYLQEYIELNDSLFQQERQLKNQFARIRYETEKKEKENKELRTENEAKEIEILKEREQKIWGWFLAIFSLLGLGISFLFFNLKKRKAAFVAELEKVRVANNERDRIAQELHDGILGRLFGTRFGLGFLPVGGGKEEEEKYGQLLDELQDIEKEIREVSHKLSYTPSSSSENFNAVINELIKEKTTIAELNYKIDIAKEINWDVIQKDIKTDIYRILQEALQNIIKHAKASSISVAIKELESKLTLEIEDNGVGFNTVENPAGIGFKNMETRVKKLKGIFGVQSSKGKGTNILVQIPI; encoded by the coding sequence ATGAATAAGTGTCAACTTTTATTAGTTTTTTTCTTAATTGTATTTTCTATTAGTGCTCAGAATCAATCCAAGACTAATTATGAACAGTTTAAAGACGATATAATTGAATCTGGTAGACAAGCCTACTTTGCAAAAAAATTATCTGAGCTTCAAGCAATAACAAAAAGAATAGATTCAACTTATTTTATTCATAGAGATTCTTTTCTATTAGCCAAATTGTATCATTTTAGAGCTTTACAACATAAATTAATCTATCAGAATGATAGTGCTTATTTCTATTATCAACTGTCAACAAATATTTCAAAACTTTTAAAGGATTCTTTAGCAGTAGGAAGACGCCTGTTAAGTATGGCTGTTGTACAAAGAAGGGTAAAAGATTATTTAGGAAGTCAAATCAGTTCATTTGAAGCGTTAAAATATTTAGAACCTCTAGAATCATTTGCATATTTAGAAAGCTTATATAATAATTTAGGTCTAGTTTCTGAAGAATTAAATCAAGATAGAGAAGCAATTAAATATTACAAATACGCATTTAATTTTGGAGATTCAATTAAAAACAAAAATCGAAAAAAATTAAGTTACATAAGGTTTTACAATAATATGGGGTTATTTTATCAAAAAGATAACTCTCATAAGAAGGCTGTAAAATATTTTGAAAAAGGATTGTTATTGGATAGTCTTAAAGAAAAATTTCCTATTCATTATGCCCTATTACTAGAGAATTTAACTTATAGTCAATTTAAATCAGGAATAGAAAATGATACGGAGCAAAAATATTTTGAAGTTTTAAACTTAAGAAATCAATATCAAGAGGAAAATGGTGTAGCTACTACTTTTGAAATTCCAACTACGTTTATGAACTTAGCTGATTTTCATATAACTAAAAAGAATTTTACAAAAGCAAAAGAATATGCAATTTCTGCTTTAGAGTATTCAAAGCAAACACATAACAATAAAAGATGGTTGAAAGCATTGTTGACTCTATCAAAAATTGAAAAGGGAGATGAATCTCTTAAGTATTTGCAGGAATATATTGAGCTTAACGACAGCCTCTTTCAACAAGAACGTCAGTTAAAGAACCAATTTGCTAGAATCCGTTATGAAACTGAAAAAAAAGAGAAAGAAAACAAGGAGTTAAGAACAGAGAATGAAGCTAAAGAAATTGAAATATTAAAAGAGAGAGAACAAAAAATATGGGGTTGGTTTTTAGCTATTTTTAGTTTGTTGGGTTTAGGAATTAGTTTTTTATTTTTCAATTTAAAGAAAAGAAAAGCAGCTTTCGTAGCCGAGCTGGAAAAAGTTAGAGTTGCGAATAACGAACGCGACAGAATTGCTCAAGAATTACATGACGGTATTTTAGGAAGATTATTTGGAACTCGATTTGGTTTAGGGTTTTTACCTGTAGGAGGAGGAAAAGAAGAAGAAGAAAAATATGGTCAACTATTAGATGAACTTCAAGATATTGAAAAGGAAATTCGTGAGGTATCACATAAATTGAGTTATACGCCAAGTAGTTCTTCAGAGAATTTCAATGCGGTAATTAACGAGCTTATCAAGGAAAAAACTACTATTGCCGAATTAAACTACAAAATTGATATCGCCAAAGAAATCAATTGGGATGTTATACAAAAAGATATAAAAACAGACATTTATCGAATCCTTCAAGAAGCTTTACAAAACATTATTAAACACGCGAAAGCAAGTTCTATTTCAGTAGCGATAAAAGAATTGGAAAGTAAATTAACACTAGAAATTGAAGATAATGGTGTTGGGTTTAATACTGTTGAAAATCCAGCGGGAATTGGTTTTAAAAACATGGAAACACGTGTTAAGAAACTAAAAGGAATTTTCGGAGTACAAAGCTCAAAAGGAAAGGGAACAAATATTTTAGTACAAATTCCTATTTGA